A segment of the Lycium ferocissimum isolate CSIRO_LF1 chromosome 10, AGI_CSIRO_Lferr_CH_V1, whole genome shotgun sequence genome:
TAGTAAACTAGTCTACTGGACGGATGCTGTAGATTGCAATATTGTAACTTGAATTTCTGGCTCACTTTGTTTAGTAGATTTTTGAGTTAACTGCTATTGGGGCAGATCATGGTTTTTTACGTTTTGAGTTGGGTGTTTTTTCACGTTAAATCCTATGTACTTACCATTCTGCACTTCAGTACTTTTAGTTATTTGAACTGAATACTCATAAAAATCAGGTTTCATCTAGTCATGTCAACAGAACcttaacttttaaaataatcCATAATTTTAAAGGTTCAAAGTGTCACCACAACCTTAAATTTTGAACTTATTGAATTTAAATCCAGAATCCTCTTCTCAATATTATAAACTCTACTTGGGAATAAAAATAtctactattcttttgtgttcttTGCGATATCCAGTTTATATCAATCAACAGAAAACGAGATTTTTTATCGAGTACTACATTACAATATTGAACAAGATTTATTAATCAAATTCCTTCTGACAATCAACTTTTCTCACATCAAGCTCCATCCCCTCCTCACATTAGGGCCTCCCTTGAACATAAAACAAATTAAACCACATAAATTTTGAACTGAATCCCCTGCCCACCGTTTCAGTTGTTTTTATTAGGCTGCAAAACCAgagtatatatacatttttatttttctcaaacaccccccccccccccccccccaaaaaaaaaccccgCGCATACACACATTAATCCATTTCTAATTATTCTCTCGTTTTCTCATTTTAAGAAACCTCTTTGGTTCAACAGGGCTAACAGGTTTTTTCTTCTGAGCTTCAACATCCTCCAAATCCTCATGATCCTCAAATTTGCTTATTAAAGACGAGTACTGAACATTTTCTCTGAAAAACTTGACGAGAATCAAATAAAGAGATACGGTAAAAACAGTAATTCCAACTAAATCCCAACTGAATTGTATATTTACTAATGACTTAGCTCTTTCAAGTGCTTCCTTGTCATGGCGTCTAACCACTTTACGCCCGCCTTCCGTGTTCAGAAAACAACCTTTCGCGATAAAATCCTGGGTTGGACGTCATCGCAATTGCAACTCTTCTATCGTTTTCGCGAAAGTGAGCTTGACTGGACGTTATTTCCGTTCACAAAGCTGGGCAGGGTTCGAAGTTTCACTATCGCGGACCATCTTTCCTTTATCTCATTATTTCATGTCAGCACTTGCTGAAAATCATATTTAATTCTCTTCAGCTAGTTTAACTTCTTACTCCTCTTATGACTTCAGTTGGGATCGTGCCTTTTAAGCCTTTATAAACCCATAAGACAACCTAAGTATCAAGTTTTATAGTGTTCTAGCAACTATTCACTAGAAAAAAACAGGGAAAGAAGTAGTTTATCAACATTTGCATTGATTAATGCAAAAAGGTTGAATCACACTAGATGATAAGAAAATTTCAGGAAAATTAGCCAAATAGATTAAATTGACCCCCCAGGCAATTATCGATTGACTGcttctttttcaaaagaaaactaaaCACTCCAGTTCCCAGTCTGGGACCATGAGTGTAAATATTAACGTTGCGTTAGAGGGGGACCAAACAGAAAGAACTTGTTTTAAAAGTAGCAAATGCCTGTACATTTGAGATTACATGAAGCATTACACTCTCTTTGTCTCAAtactctttcattttttttagtctgtctcaAAAAATGTAACCTTTCCTTAACTAGAAACAATTCAACtttgaaatttttcttttacctttaatgaaatgatttataacaaaaaaatttcaaggtttgttttggaccacaatttttaaaagtctttctttatttatttcttaaactttatgctAAATTAAATGATACTACATAAATTGGTACAGAGGGAGCACAAAAAAGGATAGTCTAGCTTATGAAGTCCTTCATGGAGAACTGGTTCTTGCTTGGTCTAATCCTGAAAGCCACTAGTCCTAAGAAATCATTGATCTTCAATATGCAACTTTAACAAGACATTGGAATAAATTCGTTGAAGATTGTTTCCCTTTTAGTATTTTCTCCCGGTTAGCCAACTGGCATTCTACCATATTGCCTTCATGTGGATAATTTATCATGTTAatatacaattttttaaaaattaatcgGAAACATACCACGTACCAGGAACTAGTACATACATGTTTGTGAGAACCACTAAAATATTACCGTAGTAAATATTAACTTCAAAATCCATAATTTCAAAGATCCAATTAGGTCAATaattagaattttaaattttgagctCAGTATATTTAAATTATGAATCCCCTTTCTCAATTGGATCATCTACTTGGAAATAAGAATCTCTACAATTCTCTGCCTTCTTTGCTATACCCAGGATCAATCAACAAAAAACAGGAATTTTATGATAATTGAACATGATTTATTAATCAAATTCCTTCCAACAATCAACATTTCTCACATAAGCCCCGTCCCTCACATGTAGGCCTCCCCTAAATATAAAAACAAACTTTGAACAGAATCCCCTGCCCACCATTTcagttgttttatttttactaGGCTGCCAAACcatagtatatatacatttttatttttctcaccACACCACGCCCCCGcacattcacacacacacacactccatTTCTAATTATGCTCTTGTTTTCCCATTTCAAGAAACCTCTTTGGTTCACCTTGGCTGACAAGTTTTCTCTTCTGAGCTTCAACATCCTCCCAATCCTCATGATCCTCAAATTTGCTCATTAAAGACAAGTAAACATTTTCTCTGAAAAACTTGACGAGGACCAAATAAAGAGAGACGGTAAGAACAGTGATTCCAACTAAATACCAACTGAATTGTATATTTACTAATGACTTTGCTCTAACAAGTGCTTCCTTGTCATGGCATCTAACCACTTTACGCCCGTCTTCCGTGTTCAAAAAACAACCTTTGGCGATAAAATCCGGTGTCCAAAGCATGATACCTATGACCATCATCCAAATTCCTTGAAACATAATGCTGTAACATCTAACAAAACTGTTCAAGAAACTCTTTGGGAAAGGAATTCCCAGAAGGGTAGTGGCAAAAGACGAAAAAATGACAATTTGGAGAAGCCAATGGTATTGTCCTTCGACACCCATATGGTCAGTGGAATGAAGATGGAAGAGGAGGAGTTCTTGGAAAAAAGCAACAGCTCCAAGAAATAATGTAAGCCCATGTTGAGCTGGGGTTGAAGGGATGATTTTGTCCAATATTATTGAAAAGGCTGCATAGACAAAGAAATTAAGGGAGATATTTGCATGTTCAAAGTTATGGAGATGATATGAAGGAATGGTTCCATCAGAGTCTAGAGGTTGGTGTTTTGATGGACCAATGAAGAGCTCCATTGATATGGACAATAAGGTGCCAACCATAATCACAAAAAGCTCCGCATACCTGATGATTTCAAAAATACAATGAGTTAAGTGTTAAGAATCTTAAAAATTGAACTCGTCAAACTTAAACTCCTGAAACTGATCTGAATAGTCAagcaaagatatatatatatatataaaagttagtGTTAAGAATCTTAAAAGTCGAACTTGTCAAATTTAAATCCTGAAACTCAGTCttaataataatcaagaaaaaCTCTAATCAAAGGTACAATATATAAGTTAAGTGGTAAAAATCTTAAATGTCGAACTTGCCAAACTTGAATCTTGAAACTGCATATCAAAAGTACAATATATAAGTGTTAAGAATCTTGAAACTCAAACTCGTCAAATTTAAATCCTAAAACTGCTctgattaataaaaaaaaactccaaTCAAAAGTATAATAAATTTAAGTGTTAAGAATCTTAAAGGTCGAATTCATCAAATTTAAATCTTGAAATTGCTCTGAGTAATCAATAAAAGCTCTAACCAAAAGTACAATATACTACGTTAAGTTCTAAGTATCTTAAAAGTCGAATTCATCAAATTTAAATCCTGAAAGTACTGCTCTGAATGATCAAGAAAAGGTCTAATCAAAAGTACAATATATAAGTTAAGTGTTTACGATCTTAAAAGTCTAACTCGTCATATTTAAATCCTGAAACTGTTCTGAATAATCAAAAAAAGCAGAAAATACCTGATTCTTGGAGCTGGGAACCATGGCAAGGAAGTGTAGGATTTTGGGTGCAGAGCATGTAATTTTGTGTGATTGAGCAAGTGCCAAATACCAATAAGAAAAAACCCAAACCCTGGTGCTACATGCCCTACCAATGAGCCCATCTTTTTAGTTAACACAAAACTTAAGTGGTTCTGTTGCTAGTGTCTAGTCTTGTGGTTTTGGAGAAAGATAGTGAAGAGGAAAGATGGGGCAATGAGATGAGACGGGGGGAAAAGCGAGAGGGTTATATATACTGATGGCAAAAGGCATTATGCAGTATCTTTGTTTCCCTATGTAAATAATTTTGACACAATATAGGGACTAAAAGATTATTCGAATTTTTACATGATAAATTTACTTTGATAATGTATTAGGATTTGAATAACTATTTAATAAGTTCCAAAGTTGCATTATAATTGAGCCATCTGTTTCATTTTGTTTGGAATAATTTAACTCACACGAAATATTAGAAAGATAGGAAACTTTTAAAATAAcggtcttaaacatgccataaCAAATGTGTGGCTATAAGTTTTCGAAACTTATTAACTTAAACATGTCATAccatttgtatgattataaaagtttctcattttttaaataaaaatttatgtcattcttttttaacgGACTTATAATGAAATAGTGTGAAACAAGGTGAAACGGAATGagtaattatttaataaaatcattgttttataatcaattcaaaacacaaCAATTGCTTTTTGAAAcactatttttaaatattaaccAAAACCAAATCCAGAGCACATTGTAAGCGTCCAAAACGCAGCTCTTTCTATCTCATTAAGATCAAACTTGCTAGTCGTCACTCACACTAATTGAGAATTCAATAAGTTTGTTCTTTCTTCAAAGGAAAAGAAGTAGATGAACTACGTAACCTAAAACAAATGTTATCTTTCAAAGACAAGTCCAGTTCATGTGCAATCAAAATCCTTGGTGAGCTTAGCCATTTGAGTACATTCTCCTTATGCAAATTAATTACTTGTTTATTTAGATAACATGAGTCCGAATCTTGTTCGTCTTATAAGAGTGACTTTGTACACTCACCATATTTGAGTGCAAGTACGTTGCTAGCTAGTCATGTTTATTAGAAGCTGAGTCAAGTCGGGTTctgaaatttaatttttatacatatttagtggattaatacaaatataaaattcTTTAATGAATCTTGTTTAAACTAATACTGTTAAAGGAAAATTGACTAGTTATTTTAGAAATGCAACGTCTATTAGTTTACCTCTAATTCTGTGTAAATTTTTTAATAGCATGAAATTTTTATGTGGACTAAGAGCAATAAACAGTGATCAATAATAGTTAATAACTACGAATAATGAAAGAATCCAGTTAAGAAACAGACACGCTCtgtaataaaaatatagaaaagttgCTCTTTCTGATAATTTCGTCATAGTcaattaaaacttaaaaataacAAAACTTAAAATAGAAGGGAGGAGGAGAGAACTCAAAACCCACATAGTAAAAAATGCATTTATTATAAACAGTGATAGGAGTAGATTTTTTAACAAATTCATAAAGGACTTGAGACAGGGACGAGACTTTAGAGAGACAAGAATAATGGGAGATTCTTTCTGTTTTGTATTCATCATAATGACCTCCTTATATAGAAGTAAGGTCTTCGTTCTCTTAGTCTAACAAGGTAACCATATTCTAATAGAACTATAATTCCTATATTACCATAATTACAATTGTACCATAAATAAACTATTATATACTCTCAATacccccctcaagttggagcaTGAGGGTCCCCAGTGCCTAACTTGCCAAGCAAATATTGATGCTGCGATTTGCCCAAAGCCTTTGTAAACATATCGGCCAATTGCTCACTGGTGGACACATGACAGGGAAGTATTACACCGGATTGGAGTGCGTCCCGGACGTAGTCACAGTCAACTTTAATATATTTAGTCCGTTCATGAAACACTGATTGCGTGCAATATATAATGCCGCTTGACTATCACAATACATTTCCACCTGAGATTTATGGTCAACGCCCAAACTATGCAAGATTCCCTTTAGCCATTTCAATTCACAGATTGTCATTGCCATTGACCGGTATTTCGCCTCCGCTGACGAGCAAGAGACAATGTGTTGCTTCTTGGTTTTCCATGATATGGGTGAATTCCtgaggcagataaatcaaccgATAAGTGATTTTTGAGTCAACGGGCATCCAGCCCAGTCCAAATCACAAAGATCCATATAACTGGAGATCACAATATTTTCTCACCACAATACCTTGTCCTGGGTTCTTCTTCAAGTAGCGCACTACACGAAGAGCCGCGTTCCAGTGTGCTTCCTTCGGCTGTTGCATGAATTGGGACAGAACATGCACGCAATATGATAACTCAGGTCTCCTAAAACTGAGGTATATGAGTCTACCAACTAGACATCTGTTTGGTTCCGGATCTCCCAAAGGGGATCCTTTGGCCAACGCCAAACTGTGATTCTGCTCCATTGGAGTATTGATTGGTTTAGCTCCCAGTAAACCGGACTCAGAGATTATTCCAAGGCATATTTTCATTGACAGAGAAATAATCCAGTTGGTCCGCATGCAACTCCAATGCCCAGAAAATAATTCAGAGGTCCCAAATCCTTCATGTAAAAACATGTGCAGAGATAGTCTTTGAATTGTTCAATGGCACTATGATCATTTCCAAAGATAATCAAGTCATCCACATATACTAAGATGTTAAGCAAAGATACCTCCGCGGTGCAAAGTGAATAGAGAATAATCTGAGTACAACTGTTTGAAACCATATTTCATCAAAGCACTTCAAACCAACACCTTGGAGCTTTcttcaaaccatacaaagatTTTCGGAGTCAACATACTTGCCCCGAATTAGGAACGCGAAATTCCGGTGGCAATTTCATATAAATCTCCTCTGTAAGGTCACCGTGCAAGAAGACATTATTCACATTCATCTGATGCAACTCCTAATTTTGCGCAGCCGCAACTGCAGGAAGGTCCGAATGGTTACTACCCTTAGCAACCGGAGAAAAAGTTTTGTTGCAGCAATTCCTTCCTCTTGTTTATTTCTGAAGATGACCAAACGAGCTTTATATTGCTCAATTATACCGTCAGAGTTGTACTTTATTTTGTACACTCATCTACATCCGACTGCTTTCTTATCCGGTGGTAAAGTTTCTAGTGTCCATGTTCCATTATCCTCCAACGCTTGGATCTCTTGCTGCATGGCTATTTTCCAATGTTCCTTTTTCATTGCCTCCGAAAAGGTTTTTGGTTTGGTTCCTGTGGTAATTGTTGCAAGGAACCTTTGGTGTTGTGAGGAAAAATATCACAGGATATATAGTTAGCTAAAGGATAAGGTACACCTGAGGGTTGCTGAGGATCGAACGGATGCGTTGATGAACTTTTTTTCTGGAATGTTTCAGTAATGTAGTCACGCAATCGAATCAATTCATGCTTCTGACGTTTACCCCGACCCAACTGTTCCTCTGGTGTCCTTTTGCTGGCCCGGATACCTTCCGTCTGTACTTCCTCCACACTTTCACTATTTGGACCGACATCTGTCCAGTCTAATTCTGGTTGATCCGTAGGTTTGGTATTCGGTGTCCGTATTTCTTCCATTTGAGTTTCGTTTGTACCTACATTATTAGTCTGGTCTTTTTCAAAATCGTGTTGGTTTCTTTCTTCCTCAGTTTCATCTAGGATCACTTCTATGCTGTCGGCCAAGTTACCTGATCCTTCGGCAAAGGGGAACTTAGTCTTGTAGAAGTCCACATCTCTTGAGACTAAATATTCATCGTTCTCTAAGTCATACAATCTCCAACCCTTCTATCCGTAGGGGTATCTGAAGAAGACACACCTACGACCCTGACTCTCAAACTTGTCCCTCATTCTTCCCTTTGTGTCAGCGTAGCAGAGTGACCCTATAACCCTTAAGCCGTCATACTGTGGCGCATTCCTGTACAAAATTTCATAGGGAGTTTTCCATTCAAAATCCTAGACTGCGTTCTATTTGATCAAATACCCTGCAATCAAAACACATTCTCCCCAGAATTTGATCGGAAGGTGACCCTAAAATCTTAATGCTCGCGCCACATTAAGAACGTGACATTGTTTTCTTTTGACTCTTCCTTTTTGTTGAGGTGTCCCTATGTAAGATGTTTGAAACAAAATTCCATATTCGAAGAAGTAAGTCTTCATACACGTGAATTTAGTTTCATTATCACTTCTAAATATCTTCACCCTTTTTCTGAACTACCTCTCCACAAAAGTGAAGAAATTCTTCATGGTTTGGGACACTTCTTTCTTATCAACTAAGAGAAAGATCCACACGGCTCGTGAACGGTCATCCACAATAGTTAAAAAATATGAAGCACCACAGGAGGAATGGGTTCTATATGATCCACATAAATTTCAATGAATCATCTCAAAAGTATGCGAAGCAATATATTCACTTAAAGGAATAACACTTCTCGTTTGCTTTGCCCGTTGGCATACATCACATTCTCTATCCAATCTATCACCACTCTCCTTTAAGCCTAAAGACGTAATAGACTTCATTACTTGTGCTGAAGGATGACCCAACCGTTTGTGCCAAAGATCGAACCAATCAACTGCCTCTGCCTTCATAGGCCGTATCAGTGGCACATTCCGAAAATAGTAAACTCCACCTCGATGCTCACCCATTCCAATCAGCTTCTTCGTGGTGGATTCCAGTAGAGAAGACATAATTCTATTAAATGTCACATCACAATCTAAATAATCAACTAGTTGTGATACAGGAATTAAATTGCATGTCAAATCCAGAACATAAAGGACATTCTTTGACCATATCTTATCATTCAGCGTCGCTGTTCCTTTTTTTGTAGGCACCGAGCTACTTCCATTTGGAAAACCAACTGGACACCTAGGAATGTCTCATTTATTGCTCAGTTCCTCCGAATTATCTGTCACATGGTTGGTAGTTCCAAAGTCTATGATCCAGGATGAGTTTTCGGTCTTACTATCCGTCTTCCAATTTGGGTTTATTCTCTGGGAATTCAATATGTGAATCACAGTCTAGGGATCTCATCGCTCAAATTGTGAAGTCCTATGCCACCTGTGTTCACCGTTCCTGTCTCCGCCTGAGTTCCTTCTTTGACAACCACGGTGTTAGCCCGATAATTACCTCTTCCATGATCGGATCCCGGTGTACCActctattgttgttgttgttgtcctcgTCTTCTTCCTCTAGTTTTCTCGGCTCCTTTTTTATTTCCTAGCCACCAATTTGGATAACTAATGAGTCAAAAACATCGATCCACAATGTGTTCGGATCTATTGCAATGTGTGCAGAGTGCACCATCATTTTTTCCTTTACCTTGGTCATGGTAAGGGTTTCTTCCTTGTACGGAAAAAGCCATGGTTTCACTCCGGTCCTCTGTTTTTCGTGTGATTCCTCTCACACGCTCTTCTTGCACTACCTTCGAATAGACCTTGTTTAATGATGGCAACGGTTCCTCTCGGCCGATATGTTTGACCTCACCATTCCATACATTCCCTCATCCAATCCCATGAGGAAAAGatgcactttttctttttctcttttggcGTCTAGGACCGTTCCTAGATTACACGTGCATTTTCCGCACGTACAAGTTGGGATCTATTTGTAATTTGCCAATTCCTCCCGCAGCTTACTGAGTTTTCCATAGTAATCTACTATATCCTTCCTTTTTGCTTGCACTCCGCTAGTTCCGCCTTTATTTGTTGCGTCCGAGGGCTGTTAATAACGGCAAACTGCTCTCGGATACTTGTCTATAATTCTTCCGCTTTCTCTTTATGTGTAATCGTTGAGAAAAGCATCGGTTCTATGTTTTTGCGAATTCACGACACCAACAATGAGTTTATAGTCCATCAATCTTCCAAGTCTGGCGACTCTTAATCCGGCTTCTTGATCTACCGTCAACGAAGCCAAATTACTTCTTTGCTCTTAGGGATGTCCTCATGGATCTAGtccatttttcatcattttcacccttCAATTGGACTTGTGTCACCATAATTCCAGGGTTATCATTCGACGTAATATCGTGGGGAGAAATTGTTTCTCTTTgggttttgttttcttcaaaGGAGACTCCTTTGCTAGTATTGCCGGTTTCTTTATCATCGCCTACCATGATTTTAGAGGTTTTGTGTTATTTCTAACGTGTCACTAATACCATGTTAAAATCGAGACAAGGATGAGAATTTAGAGAGACAATATTAATGGGAGAATTCTTTCTGCTTTTTATTCATCATAATGATCTCCTTAGATAGAAGTAAGGTCTTCCTTCTCCTATTATAACTAGGTAACCCTATTCTAATAGAATTATAATTCCTATATTTCCATAATTATAATTGTACGATAAATAAACTATTATATACTCTCAATAGACTTctctatttattctttcatTAAAAGGATAataaatcataacttggaaGGAGATATTTCATCATATAAATAATAGATAAAGCAATTAAGATGAAAATAATTAAGAGAACGCAGTATCAAAAAAACAATTACATAAAGATGGGGTGAACAATTAAGATGGGCAAAATATGCATTGTTTCAGATAAGAAGAGGAAAATGTCATAGTTTAAAGTTGAAAAGAGAATTTAGTTTGCGAAGCAATTGGAGGggagaaatatttttcacacTTTATGAAAGTGAAACATATATTTAAGTTCGAAGGCCTCGACTTTTACTAGCTGAACTGAACTAACTTGAaaacttatcaaaaaaaaaaaaaaaagtgtttttcaactAACTTGAAAACTTATCATTACTTGACCTCACTAGCTcgaaataataacaaaaaaaatacaatttcgaCCTCATAGGGTCGAAATGATTTTTAGTACAACtaaaagataaaatttaattatttttggtaaattttaattatgtaaatataaaataatttttaaaaaaaataatatttctaccTTATGAGGTTGAAAAATTAAGTCAATTTTGGTCAAACATGACTTAATATTTTTGACCTCACGAGGTTGGAAAAACTAAATCATATGACCCGATCAGGTCTTTTTTCTcctcctctcttctccttctttctctctctttcctctgTCCTTTCTCTCTCCATCGCCGGCAACCCATTCCACCGTCCCACCGCACAGCCACAGTCACTCATCCTAACTCACCCACCACCGCCATTGCTGTTTCCGACGTCGGCAGTGCCATTTCGGGccaaaatcagtttttttttttttttccttcaatctCATGTTAGTGTAAAATTGAACTAGTTCTCTAGCATGTTTTTCAATCTCATGTTGCATTACCTTGCATATTTAGTAGATTTGTTAACTTTATTTATtgttcaatatttgttttaggGTTTAAGATGTTAACTTTTTGTTAGggttttgaattgaaattgaatgaaatattgaaattgaatgttattgttgtattgaaattgaaattccaattaatttggtttaaagattgttgttgttgtattgaaattgaaatttcaatTAATTTGGTTTAAAGATTGCATTTGTGTTTGTTTCATGATGTACGGTGTGAGGTTTTCAAACATAATATGTGAGttcatattaaaataagattattATTAATTAAGTTAGTGTTAACTTTAGTTAATTAAGTTAGTGTTAACTTTAGTTATAAGTGTACAATTATTATTCAACGTAGGGTTtaacaatttcaaattttgtgCTATTTGTGTAGACGCAATCTCGTAGTTGGATGTACGATAGAACTAATATAGGTCGATTTGGATTGAGGGATGAATTTGAAGCCAGTGCCGTTGGTTTTGTTGACTTTGCAATGAAACCTGAGGATTTTATAGTTCATGGTGTGGTTAGGTGTCCTTGTGctaaatgtgaatgtatgaattaCGAGAAACCATAAATTGTTAGGCTTCATctatttgaaaaagattttaaaagtGAATATATAGTGTggactagtcatggagaaacaAATAGCAGTTTTGGTAGATTTCAGAACTTTGTTGTTGGTGAAAGTAGCAGGGCAGTATAACCTAATGTCCAAAATTCTAGAATGCACAACATGGTTCAGGATGCTTATGGCATGCATTCCAGTTTTGAATCTAGTGGCCATGTTGCAGAACCTCTTAATGAAGAAGCCAgacattttttttgaaaagttaaatCAAGCTAGTCGGCCTTTACATAATGGGAGTCCCCACTGTCAATTGTTTATTGTTATTAGATTATTGAGTATCAAAGCAGATTGGAATGTTCCCCAAGGGGAAATGGATTATGTGATTGACCTCATGCATGaattagagcctgtttggataggcttaaaaaaagcagcttataagctgaaaatttcagcttataagctgcttttttttaagctaagccaaacgggccaaCTTATTGGGGTTATTTTAAGCACACAATGGTTTATAAGcaggccagccaaacactcagaaaagctgaaaacaacttataagctattttcagcaacttataagctaagccaaacgggctcttagttgACCCAGCTCTAGATATACTCGATAATTACTAAAGGAAAAGATATTGGTGCCTAAGTTGGGACTCTCATCGGTGAGAattgattgttgtgaaaatggCTGCATGTTATACTATAAGGACGACATCGGTCTAGAATCTTGTAAGTTTTGTGGTAGAGATCGGTTTAAGAAGACTCGTAGTAGGAAGAGAGTTGTTGTTAAGCCGATGGATTATTTACCTCTTATACCAAGGTTAAAGAAGTTGTATGCATCAAATAGCTCCGCTCCTCATATGAGATGGCATAGTGAAAATAGAAGACCAGCGGGTGTTATGTGTCATCCATCAGATGGTGAGGCCTGGAAACATTTTGATAGAACCTATCAAAATTTTGCAGCTGAACCACGTAACGCTAGGCTGAGTTTATGCTTAGACGAATTCACTCCACATTCTGTTTCTATAGCCCATATTCTTGTTGTCCTGTGTTCATAGCCCTATATAATCTTCCCCCTGAGTTGTGTATGACT
Coding sequences within it:
- the LOC132035521 gene encoding uncharacterized protein LOC132035521 → MGSLVGHVAPGFGFFLIGIWHLLNHTKLHALHPKSYTSLPWFPAPRIRYAELFVIMVGTLLSISMELFIGPSKHQPLDSDGTIPSYHLHNFEHANISLNFFVYAAFSIILDKIIPSTPAQHGLTLFLGAVAFFQELLLFHLHSTDHMGVEGQYHWLLQIVIFSSFATTLLGIPFPKSFLNSFVRCYSIMFQGIWMMVIGIMLWTPDFIAKGCFLNTEDGRKVVRCHDKEALVRAKSLVNIQFSWYLVGITVLTVSLYLVLVKFFRENVYLSLMSKFEDHEDWEDVEAQKRKLVSQGEPKRFLEMGKQEHN